The Nilaparvata lugens isolate BPH chromosome 14, ASM1435652v1, whole genome shotgun sequence DNA segment GATGTGTGATTGCTGTATAGGAGGATGTTGAGGGTTTGTTTCATGGATGGATCATGTGATTAACCCTAGATTACTTATGTGTCACTGTTATCACTTGAGTGTCGTAAATTTTACTACCACTTATCTTTTTTTTCAACTACACTTCAAATTGGCTTTTTTgcatttattctattataactTTGTTCGAGTACTCTTTGtggttgaaaatagttatttgtatatctagagtgaaaagtactgttttttctccctgagggaaaagtttgaagcctaAGGCGAAGCCGaaggcaacaattttcctgagggagaaaaaacatttttcactcgtgatatacacaacatttttcctccacctacatttttataaaaactgctaataaaataatttttaaaaacgtatgtgaccaaacaatgtgttacaacatttaatctaaaaagtaaacagaaacagctggcttgtaatcacagttctcctccgacagcactatctgttggctaaagttgtaacaacaatgacagccaaaactacagctatgatgaagttcccgtttcaaatttgattagctaataagtaatttatttgttggctgatattttgaataacaaggaataaaagaaaaaaatatatacattttttttagtatagtgatatgaagtttgtaataataatttcagcatacaaacataaattttatatatcgatcaaatgtctggttgagatattgaatttagttggtttaatgactactctatatgcttcctcatctgagcttagaccttctgacctattccaaatgtacatttataaaatagagatgcttcccatgttatttaaatggagtcacttttactccctagggagtttttctgttttttagtaccgagagctaaaaagtgacactttagtatcatgtttcagggagtaaagtaagtacttttgacagtaggtggaggaaaacgaATTTTATTCACTTGAAACCCCGATACTTTTATTTATCTAATCAAACATATAGTGAACTTACAGATTCCAAAATTCCCAAAACAGGTTTTTTGAGCTAGGCAAAAAgttattctaaaatatttttttattgaatgatatgcATTGGAATATAAAGTACAAatgttataaaacaatatttcttaGTGTATAAGAAGTTCTCACCTTGTTATGGAAATTAGGTGCAtgctttaaaattttgtttgaaactTATTTGTCCTTATCCACGCAGCAGATTGCTCGGTGTTGACCACATATTGGGTTGTTGCAGTGACCACAGTAAGTTGTTGTCATGCGTCGTAGTGCTGCTGGGCAGTAGAAGCACGTTTACGTATCCCTGGTCCTCTTGGCATTTCTGGGGTCATTGGTATTCCAAGAATTTCACATATCTGTATTCTAGTGTTTCTTTGCAGGTTGGGCGTTTGAAGTCAGATTCTCATGTGTGGTTCAGTTAGTTTTTGGCACAATTCCTTCATGAAGGATTTCCTATTCATTGGTTTATTACCCAAATGTATGTTATTCTTGCAATAAATCACGTGGGAGTTTACAAATGCAATGTTCATTATGCCATAAAACACGCTGAGAGGCCAACGACATGTTTTCCTGCTGCAGGACATATCACCACACATCTTATCAAGCGTATCTACTGCTCCTTTTGTAGAGTTGTACATATGAATAATTTCTGGTTTCCCTGTGTTTGGgttcaaattcatcccagaGTGCATGGTAGAAAGGAGAACTACAACCTTATTGGCTTTTGGCTTGTAGGAGACTAATGTTTTCTTCTTATCAAAAAGGAACATGGAAGATCCAACTGGCCTTTCTTTTTTGTTGCCAAGATCCTCAGGTACACCTTTTCTATTCAGATGGATTGTTCCCACTGTTGTTAGATTGTAAGGCTGGTTCAACAGCTCATCAGCAAGTGGTATGTTTGAAAACCAATTGTCGGTGGTTACACTTCTATTGGACCCATGAATGCTTCTAGTCACACTTTTCACGAAATAATCAGCTGCAGCTTGGCCTTCTGTTGGAGTTTTTTTTCCTAAATATGATGTTCCATCGACCATCTAGTATGTAGTGGTGTCACAACAAAGAACAATGTTTATACCATACTTGGCCGGCTTGTTCGGAATATACATCCTGAATGGGCATTTGCCCCTGAAAGCTAAGAGCTGTTCATCCACTGCTATGTAACTACAAGGTTTATATTTTGTCCTGCAGTTTTCAACAAATGCTTCCCATATCTCTCTAATTGGAGCAAAAGGGTCCGTCCTTTTGCGTTCCTAATGTGTAGCTCTATTATCAAAATGGAGTGTAAGCAGAATAAACTCAAAACGATCACAAGGCATGATACATTTGTACCTAGAGCCACTCCaatcaacatcaaacatctctTGAAGAGCTAGATGATTGTCATGACACCATGCAGAGTTCACTAAAATACCAAGTACAGCTTTCATCTCCTGTGCATTTGTAGGTTGAACTGTATCGACTTCCGGATTGCTGTAATTAGTTCTCTGTCCATCCATTTCTTCATTTGTGCACTGCACTACAGTACTTATCATGTCTTCAACAAATATCTCAAGGAAGCATGACAGAGGTAGTATCTTATCACGGGCGGTTCCCACAACACCACGTCTTGAAAGCACAAGGTTTCTCATTGGAGTACGACAATTGGTAGGCTGTAGTCTAGTGTGCCATACATGCTTGTTCTAAGCTCTAATAATATTAGCATTAGGGATGAAAATATTTGCATCAGGCTGGAGTTGTTCTCAGACTCTGTCTCAGGTTCAGGTACAGCATCAGTCAAGAGATCATTATTATTAGTCACATCAATCTGTGGCTGGTTACAAAGCACATTGGGCTGTGCTGGAGGGTTATCTTCATGCCTACAGAACATGATTGTGATGCATTAGATGTTGATGGAAGGTGGATTGTTCTGTTGTACTCTAGATTCAGTTttattttgaacaaatgcaCGTTTCTTGTTTTGGCCTGTTTTTGTTTCAAGATTATTAGGATGAGGTAACAAAACATTAGACCTACGGCTTTCCTTTTTCCTCGGTTTGAACTCCAAATCACTATCAGATGACGattttctctcacactctcttagGTCTTCTGCTGATGGAAGGTAGGTTTATCATCATCCATATCATCTGCGTCTGTGTCCTCAATATCATCAATTTCATACTGATTGTCCTCTTCATCACTGTTGGAAGCATGGTTGTTTCCTTCATCACTGAGCTCTTCTAAATATTGTCTTATATGACTCgccatttgaaaaattaaaaagaaaaacacTATAAAGTAATAAAACTCAATGGAGAACAAACTACAATCAACTGAGAATAGAAGTTACACACTATGTGTCGTCAAATTGACGATGCAAGCTCAAAATATCAAAGACACAAGTGAACTGTAGGAGTGCTACTCCACGGCTGAGCTACACCATGGGAATGAGGAAGGTACTGAGAGTATGGGCCCTCCCAATCGACCATGTTGATGGGAATGGCATATTTGCAAATGGTGCGTCGACAAAATGACGACACATAAGTAATACAGAGTTGAGGCTgggcaaaggctaaaaataaactttctaatcgtgatatttttcaaagtttttcgatttgaatatcattaagctatcaaaatgaaaaagttttttcttaaaagtcattactttttgagatatgatcTCCTgaagttttaaatttttgggacagaacatttcaaattcggtaagagataaatccatgagatttggaggatagattcttcatggtattgttgatctagtaacaTAAGAATTTATGTAACATgagaatgaaaatatcaatttttaagatagttatttaatttactacaaataaccaaaaataactttttcaaaaatttatattttcagaaaacttttgtcttactagatcaacaataccatggagaatccatcctctaaatgttatagatttatatcttaccgaatttgaaatgttctgtcacaaaaattcaaacttcaggcgctcatatctcaaaaagtaatgatcggaaaaatatgttttcctgagaaaactttttcattttgatagcttgatgatatacaaatcgaaaaactttgaaaaatatcatgagtagaaagtttatttttagcatttgcacagccttaatacaAAAATTCTTACAAGAATAAGAGCTGCTGAAAATTATGAAAGTAAGAAAGTTGCAGGAGTTGGGGcgtaatataaacataaatgcCTTAaatacctaacctaacctaataaataaccTAACCTGGCCTAACTATCACTGTTACAATCTCCTACAGTGTATATTGCAAGAAAGGAAAGAGACCATCAGAAGAAGAATTTCATTACTGAAAAATGAGAGAGTCTGGTTTTGCATGAATATCAACCAGAGGCAAATGAATAGAGAACAGGGCAATGCTATTCAACTGTGATCAGGATCTAACTCCTGTGGGTGTCCTAACATGCATGATTAGATCTAATTTCTGTATTGCTTTGTAATTACATgaatcacagctgaagggttTTTTCCCCGGTGTGTGTCCTTAGGGTTTTTTCCCCGGTGTGTGTCCTTAGGGTTTTTTCCCCTGTGTGTGTCCTTAGATGAGTGATGAGACATGACTTCTGTCTTGCTTTGTAATCACataaatcacagctgaagggtctttTTCCTGTGTGTGTCCTTAGATGAGTGTTGAGATTTGATTTCTGTGTTGCTTTGTAATCACATAGATCACAGCTAAAGATTTTTTCCCCTGTGTGTGTCCTTACATGAATAATGAGACTTGATTTCTTTGCTGCTTTGTAATCACataaatcacagctgaagggtcttgTTCCTGTGTGTGTCCTTAGATGAGTGATAAGACTTGATTTCCATGCTGCTTTGAAGTCACATAActcacagctgaagggtctttTTCCTGTGTGTGACCTTAGATGACTGACAAGACTTGATTTCTGTGCTGCTTTGTAATCACATAGATCACAGCTGAAGGGTTTTTCTCCTGTGTGTGTCCTTAGGGTTTTTTCCCCTGTGTGTGTCCTTAGATGAGTGATGAGACATGACTTCTGTCTTGCTTTGTAATCACATAgatcacagctgaagggtctttctcctgtgtgtgtCTTCAGATGAATGATGAGATGTGATTTCTGTGTTGCCTTGTAATCACATAATTCACAGATGAAGGGTCTTTCTCCTTTGTGTTTCCTCAGATGAATAATGAGACTTGATTTCTTTGTTGCTTTGTAATCACataaatcacagctgaagggtcttgTTCCTGTGTGTGTCCTTAGATGAGTGATAAGACTTGATTTCCATGCTGCTTTGAAGTCACATAActcacagctgaagggtctttTTCCTGTGTGTGACCTTAGATGACTGACAAGACTTGATTTCTGTGCTGCTTTGTAATCACATAGATCACAGCTGAAAggtctttctcctgtgtgtgtTCTTAGATGAGTGATGAAACTTGATTTCTTTGTTGTTTTGTAATCACAGAATTTGCAAGCATGTTTTCCACCCATGTGTTTTCTATAATGAAGATTTATTTCTCTTGTGCTGCTGAATTCTTCACCACTCAACTGACACCTTGTTGATTCACAATCACTTTCTGCATAAATCACATTCTTCCTTGCATTTTTGATTAGTAAGTCCACCTCATTGCAATCTTCTTCAGAATCTTTCATCACAGTGTTTCCAGGAGTTGCATCAATAGACCTATGGAAGCTTGAACCGCCCTGTTCCTCAAAGAATGGTCGTCCCACTACAGATGACACATTCTCACTTTCATTATGTTCAGATACTACATCAGAAGAAAAACCTTTGATTTGCATCAATGTATCTGAATGGTCTGTTTCAAAGGATGTGTGTTCCTCCTTAATTTCTccagtttcaaattttatttgttcaattacaGAGGAGTCAAAGTTCAGTCTAGGCCTATCTGAGGAAAGAGAATAGATGCTTTCAATCCGCAAACTGGTGTCACTCTCTTGCTTTATGTCTCCACTTCTCACATCAACTTCTACCTTGAGTTGTTGGTCTCCTCCTTCAACTAGTTCTTCTGGTTTTAACCGAATTATATCAATTGGATGTTCCAAGTATACACTTCGATTATCAACATTGAGTTGGATGTGATACTTTACTTCATTGGTGACTTGATGTTGATCTGGTTCATGGATTGGCCAATTACAGTTGTCCATGTCTGGTCCTTGATGTTGTGAATGAGGCATCATCCTTGAGTTGTCTCGACCTTGACCATCCAAGTAGTTTGGCTGCATCTGGACTAGGCTGGATCCTCTGTGGCTTCCACACTCTGCTCCCTGTAAGCAAGCCAGTGGCTGAGTTATTCAGATTTGGTGGGgtatttggaaaaataataactaCTTCATGGTTCATAACAGATTTAATGATCTCAAAATATGAGGAGTTgggtggaaaaacgacctgagtcaagaaatcaagttttgtgtaaattgagtttgaaatatttagtacacatcttcattatttcatcagaatgcaatattcttgcaagtatttgaactttattgacctttttatactattttcaatgctattatCCATAATTAGCTAGTAATCCAAGGCTAActgatattaattgatataaggtgtgttgtctcaggtcgtttttccataaccctggttgttacatgttcagaggttcaataaaatgatgaaaaacccgtatcaagagtagtgataatgataatatattgctcatgatattggataattaataagtaggtaataaagatctaaaaaatgtcatttggaagtgaacaattgaagatgatattttcttcttgaacacgtttcttcccataatcaagactctggaatgttacatggtactgttctgatttttgggaaattcatacaccccaatgttttcagcatcggattcttcttcaggagcatcttcttcattatttccatcatctagaggataattggttcccttggatgtattaatgatcttcttataccattcatttggtagagagttagttgggaggatatttttaatattctttccgaagaatggacattgttatgtccaaagctccgccaatctatgtagatgcattacaatataatcttgtatagttattccaaattgcttttttcatatcatatacagttcaataataattattttcttagtctatattatgtaaattcatctataattttgctgtattgtaagctattgtatataagtgtataagccagtatatactgtaatctacataaataaagtactcaatcaatcaatcagcttcttcttttgtaagaaaacaaaataaggatttcactgactgctggctcacagcttgtcagctgaataatttcaggtttgccacacaaacaaaaaattttcacaactcaatcatttttcaagatacaacaacattttatgtaccaatctgttcagaatttaatggcggatagAATGAAGTGTGTTGCGGAAAAACGACACGAGTGGCCTCGGGTCGTTTTTCTTCCCAGCTCctcaatttatgaatgagttctagactttaaacagctggttttagaaaattggctttctggaatgtaataattaattaattgaaaataaattctatatcaattatgaaagtgcattatgaaattattgaaaaatataaattattgcttaataagatttatgatcaattatttcaaatgagaatgaacctcaaatattacatgaataaacctgtatcagctggaCACAGGGATCAGCAACtattttctcctatctttctccactgccatcataacatgaatctcactataataaaTGTGCAATTTCACATTGAGCTTTTAAATACACAAAAGATGGTCTTAGGTTTTCATccttattaatcaatcaatgaattttaatgtgataattccaaaaaaatcaGTGGTTGAAATTTGATATAACTTGAGAAGCCCAATCAAACATAGCTTTCTCCAATGTGATTCAGTGGCATATTGTTGGGTTAATGGTTCTAGAACAAACTCTTTTTTTGCTGTAAATTTTTAACTCTGATAAGGATTATTCACATAATTTTGACGAAAAAAtagttattctattttttgGTGTTCCTTGACATAAGGAGATTccatttaaaatgaaaaacagaATTTTTCCCACAGCAAAGCAGTGGACACTTGCCAGTCAAAGATAAATATTGTGCTACTGTAGCACATTACTTTTAATACACCTTTAGCTTTaaatcaatcataataattaagtaaacttgatttttttcaaatatcagaAGCTGGACCAATaagaaattaattgattttacaGGTTATGTTAGGCCTAGTCTATTTCTGTTTCTATTTTCATATAGGCCTAACTATTACCATATAAAGTAGGCTACTTACCTCTGATTCTATTGCAGtaggagaataataatatttaatcagatatgatattgaaatagaaatactGTATACACTGTTCTACAgtgtagaataaaattattatgttagTAATAAACACTTAGGCTGTACACAGGCaagcaaaataaataaatgcttctGAAAGGGAGTACTCACGAGCGTTTGCATCGTGTGAGACATGCGGCCAAGGGTGTGCGTTCACAGCAACACATGTGGCTATTTTCGCGAGGCATGTGGGTGGACCGAGCCATACAGAAAAGGTAGCATAGCAAGATATATAAGtcttttttatgttttaaaattaCAAGTCAATTTCTAGTTAACTAAAGCTTACTACTgcctattattagtgtgttgttggcaGTGGAAGGGTTTGGGAACGGCaaagtatgagagactatcagcatCACATAGTTCAAAGCATCAAATCAGGAAAAATAGCAAAACTCACGCTTCCCACTTCAGCTGGAAGGCTTGCTTCGCCCTCCACCACTGAACAATCACATTTTATGATTGTATAATGGTGAGTATCAGCCTCTGCCAATTTTGTCGGAATTCAATCAAGATGATCTAGGTATTTCACAACTCTAAAAAAGGAACAGTACAATTTTGGTGTAGTTCCAAAAAGTTGAAAGATTCTGGGGGCCTATGGTACTTCCCGCAATTCGAAATTTGGAAGTCTCATATTTCTTTCGATAGTTCCAACCTCTTATAAAGACAATCCAATAGGAACACAATGTGAACCATCCACCCAgctgtctatagtgaggtccacgttaaatgGGAAGtcaagaaagataggagaactaCATTGCTGAACCTCTTTCTtgcaatgccttccatagacggtagctgttacaggtttattgatgtaatattaactttttattctcttttcaaataatcaattttatcttattaagcaaaatattatattttccaataatgtcataatgaattttcataattaagatgaaatattttgtttattaatattatcaattccacattggtgaaagatgatctggcaacagagcaaagcgagaaagagatagcactatttgctttgttgaatgatagacaaggatagcaataccaatgttgaTCAGAATCTGACTAGATCTTACTATATATTCTAGTGAGATTCGCCtcaaacagtcagcattccttattaataacaccaatgctccccattcaatcaatggtaACAGTTTGGAGCAAATCTCACTCGAGAGCTATGTCAAAAAACACAATATACAAGATCACCAATGATCACCACCTTTCTCTCactaatttttcatatttatcacCCAATTGTGAATTTCTACCTAAATTACAAATGAaatctacacacacacacacacatatatatatatatatatatatatatatatatatatatatatatatatatatatatatatatatatatatatggagaTGGTGATGTTGCTTGTAAATTGGTTCAGTAATATAATTTTgtcttagtaattcaatttcagctgttttccatgcatgaaatgaAGCCGGTAAACAgttgtttgcagaacaaataaacaaatgattcttctcattacagcatactctactgtaatgaaaccatatgttttctttacagtcaagTATGTTTTCCAGCTCCAAAGACTACCTTCaacgctccaggtggaagttttgtcaactaccaCAAAGTTCCTGATTCAGAATTTGTAAACTGaattatgtttatagaatgcatgtagtaacttcagcacaagcgggtaatgttttctatttctcaattattcttctttggaTTATTATGACAGAAAAGTGTAAGTTACTTTgatgtgaatgtcttttgcagtactggaataaaattctaatttcaGCTAACACCTCAACTGGAAACATCATTCTcacctgcaaaaggccccttcctgTCCTTTTGAAGTAAGATACTAATACAATGACTGTCATTAGTTTGCAAGtctttcattatattatttggatattACAATTGAATTATACTACATATTTTCTGATGCATCAGAGTtagaaatgagagagagaaaaaagctaAAAACTTCcacaataactagtagttctgtgagcagtagacctctcacatcagagtaaattctgtcctctCCTATCGGCGAGATATTGGTGTGAAAACGACTAAATGATGACTGTTTGGGTtgatgtatcaaaaatgctaacatcaaaagctaatcttctTCAAGACATAATACtagcaacaggtcagcccgagttgaaagaaaagaaaattgtaggttatgttcagTTTTCAATTGCATGCaactaatagtccacacaacagctgatttttactagttacattgagatattaatctcatgcaattaataatccactcgacagctgatttataatgaatgattctatagtctggttTTCATGTAATATTGGTGTAAGGAGATTCCTTTTTGATTATACTTAGAATGCAAAATCTCAAAAAACATTATATATGTCGACAcaccttgtttcaaagtacttgtataccaaatgtTATCCAAATCAGAcaataactgcggtacaaacaaacagacaaaagctgATCTAGTCATAACTTGGACCTCAGCTTTGCATTGGTCAATTATTCTGAGAATCAAGACAATATGGAGAAATCAATTTAGTTGATTCATCCAATTTTGATTAGTTTTCAATATTGGAACTCTTGTTAAACAATGGACCTTTTATTAAAGGAAAATGAAACAAATCAAAATATTTGTCCTTGTATATTCCTTTATTGCATCAGAGCAGTCTGAATAACATTCAGTATTTACTGATACAAGATCTGTGGGACATTATGCAAGATCTGGAGGACATTATGGATGATTGTGGAGAGCAGTAGGACATAAGATATGGACTTGAAATCAACACTGGTAAAACCAAGTACAAGATTATcagcaaatacaatattgtaaaaCCGCAACTAAAACTGGAATGTAGTGTTATAGGGAAGTCAGAAGCTATGTCCACCTTGGATCCactataaatcaaatcaaattttattttgctttcataatgaaaataataatacataatacaaAGTTCAGCAAAATaacaatcaatcatcaaacaAGTAACTTGGTAAATCGAAATAACACATAAGAAGCTGTCTGTGGAACTAATGTTTGAGGGCTAACAGCTATTAAGTATCAATgtacatctatataataagagagagtagggttgtgtttgttcgtgtgttcgcatcaaaacatgtcaacttgtggattgcataccggaaaaacgggaatgatttagatctccaaattttgaacatagattctaaaaatatcaatctcatgcacctggaagcccaagtttcaattctccttctagatttttcagaattaatgttcaaattcatctatgctaccgtaggctacctgaagttccatagcccaaaAGTGTGTTTTTTATGAGCTGGTTATAATGGTGTTATAAGACTACCATTTAAGAAcgtctatgtagcgcagcggtaaaaCGCTTGCTTACGGAGCAATAGTTCCCCTCGGTTCAAATCCCCAATGtttcccaatttttttgttcttaattttttccctcgaaacgtattattatcaattattttttgaatgaatttgttttcatcactattgaacttggattttatcaaataattatttttaatgtaaaattttgccaccagtacaaatgaattggacatagtcttcatgctgtaggcctataattgaatttcataagaaaaacatgaatagatcacaataaaataagtaataatttataattatttttcagttataatgtactatcagaatgaattcccagtgaaacgagtattttaggtattttgtttggaattgggaaaacaaaaggctacctgattcaaattgaggaggatcctaatcgaactaaaattgattgatgtattggaaaaatcaataagattctgtgaggttttcaagtattatgtattcttcagttttctatactataataaaggaaagaactggcttatacacgtaaagaatagggaattatgtttgacgcatcatcacgtctgaaatatactcaactgattaatttgaaattttgcatatagattcttcattaaccgaggatggcctattttcaaatttcgaattttttattacgtcaagttttcattttgcagttttaaaatagacccttgcgaagcacgggttacctactactGTAGTCCTCAATATAAAAATCACAATACAGAAAcaaatgtatgaataaacttATGAATGTGAATAAAGACAAACATGTCAGGAATAGAACGggaaagaataaattgaaatgtataatttgaagcATTATATAATAGaggtattattattgaaaatttatatctTATCCAAAACAGCACCCAGAACAGttcctttctcaaattttcataGAAACAGTACAAAGGAGGTTGTGTTTATCACTCCAtaagttttgttcaatctttGATCCTAA contains these protein-coding regions:
- the LOC120348711 gene encoding gastrula zinc finger protein XlCGF57.1-like isoform X1; translated protein: MQPNYLDGQGRDNSRMMPHSQHQGPDMDNCNWPIHEPDQHQVTNEVKYHIQLNVDNRSVYLEHPIDIIRLKPEELVEGGDQQLKVEVDVRSGDIKQESDTSLRIESIYSLSSDRPRLNFDSSVIEQIKFETGEIKEEHTSFETDHSDTLMQIKGFSSDVVSEHNESENVSSVVGRPFFEEQGGSSFHRSIDATPGNTVMKDSEEDCNEVDLLIKNARKNVIYAESDCESTRCQLSGEEFSSTREINLHYRKHMGGKHACKFCDYKTTKKSSFITHLRTHTGERPFSCDLCDYKAAQKSSLVSHLRSHTGKRPFSCELCDFKAAWKSSLITHLRTHTGTRPFSCDLCDYKATKKSSLIIHLRKHKGERPFICELCDYKATQKSHLIIHLKTHTGERPFSCDLCDYKARQKSCLITHLRTHTGEKTLRTHTGEKPFSCDLCDYKAAQKSSLVSHLRSHTGKRPFSCELCDFKAAWKSSLITHLRTHTGTRPFSCDLCDYKAAKKSSLIIHVRTHTGEKIFSCDLCDYKATQKSNLNTHLRTHTGKRPFSCDLCDYKARQKSCLITHLRTHTGEKTLRTHTGEKTLRTHTGEKTLQL
- the LOC120348711 gene encoding histone-lysine N-methyltransferase PRDM9-like isoform X2 yields the protein MQPNYLDGQGRDNSRMMPHSQHQGPDMDNCNWPIHEPDQHQVTNEVKYHIQLNVDNRSVYLEHPIDIIRLKPEELVEGGDQQLKVEVDVRSGDIKQESDTSLRIESIYSLSSDRPRLNFDSSVIEQIKFETGEIKEEHTSFETDHSDTLMQIKGFSSDVVSEHNESENVSSVVGRPFFEEQGGSSFHRSIDATPGNTVMKDSEEDCNEVDLLIKNARKNVIYAESDCESTRCQLSGEEFSSTREINLHYRKHMGGKHACKFCDYKTTKKSSFITHLRTHTGEKPFSCDLCDYKAAQKSSLVSHLRSHTGKRPFSCELCDFKAAWKSSLITHLRTHTGTRPFSCDLCDYKAAKKSSLIIHVRTHTGEKIFSCDLCDYKATQKSNLNTHLRTHTGKRPFSCDLCDYKARQKSCLITHLRTHTGEKTLRTHTGEKTLRTHTGEKTLQL